CACCTCCGACGACGGCACACCCCGGCGCCAGTGCCGCGCAGGCCTCCCGGAAGCCGTCGGCCAGGCTCTCCACGAAGGACAGGCGCAGATCCCGCGGCACGGCGAGGGCGACGAGCAGTGCGGTGGGGCGAGCTCCCATCGCCGCGATGTCGGCGAGGTTGACCGCGGCGGACTTCCAGCCGAGGTCGAATCCCGACGACCACGCCATGCGGAAGTCCGGTCCGTGCACGAGGGTGTCGGTCGTCGCGACCACCGACCCCGACGGAGCGGCGATCACGGCGGCGTCGTCCCCCGGTCCGATCACGGTGTGCGCACCGCGCGCCGTGCGGTTCAGGATCGCTCGCAGGATCTCACCCTCGGAGAGGTCGCCGAGGCGCGGATCGTCGTCGCGAGGTCGGGAGTGCATGCAGTCAAAGGTAGCCTGGAAGCATGCCCCGCTTCCGCCTCCTCGCCGTCGCCGCGGGCGCTCTGACCCTCGCCGCAGCCCTCGCGGGCTGCTCGACGACCGTGCACCTCGAACCTGCCGACGACGCCAATGATCCCGCGTGCGCCGAGGTGTCCGTGCTGCTGCCCGACTCCGTCGTGGACCTCGACCGGGTCTGGACGGATGCCCAGGCGACCGGCGCCTGGGGCGACCCGACCGTCGTCCTGCGGTGCGGCGTCGAACCTCCGGCTCCCTCGACCGAGGTGTGCACCACGATCGGCGGGGTCGACTGGCTCGTCCTCGATCAGGAGGAGGAGCGCCAGCGGCTCGTGACGTACGGCCGCGAGCCCGCGATCGAGGTCGTCATCCGACGCGGTGAGGAGATCGACTTCCGCACGGTCGTCGAGAAGCTCTCGACCAGCATCCAGTCCGGACTGGCGCCCGCCACGGCGCACTGCACCGATCGAGTGCCGACGGCGACCGAGCCTCCGACCGAAGAGGGCTGAGAGAGCACGGACAGGGCTGTCGGCTCGACCCGCTTCGCGAAGCCCCTCTAGACTCGCGGCATGAACCGCACCCCCGCAGGCAGAGCGTCCATCGTCGCAGCGATCCTGGTCGGAGCGGGAGCGCTGCTCAGCAGCATCCTCGGCTACTTCTTCCTGCTGTGGGGAGTGCCGAACGTCCCGCGGCTGTTCATCCTGCAGGATCCGATCGGCTTCGCTCTGCGTCCGAACGCTCTCCCGCTCGCCGTCGTGGCGATGCTGCTGGCCCTCGTCGTCCTGATCGGACTCACCTGGCTCTTCGTCCGACTCGTCGTGCGAGGCGCGCTGCCGGGGCGCGGATCCGCCGTCTTCTTCGGCACCTGGGGTGCCGTGGTCGTCGCATCCTGCATCGCCGGGCTGGTGCGGGCGCCGCTGGCCGTCGCTGCGCTGGGCATCCCGGCAGAGCAGTCCGAGATCCTCATGATCCAGACGTTCCAGGCCGTGACCGCGAGCGCCTCGTGGGGACTCACCTGGGGATGGCTGACCGCCCTCGTCGCGACGCTGATCCACCGCTCGGCGCCGGCCGCGATCGGATACGGCGCCGCGAGCGGTGCATCTGCCGATTCGGCACCGGACGCGACGACGTACCCGCCGCAGCAGGCGTCAGCGGACACGACGTACCCGCCGCACGCCGGCTGACGATCGCCTGGCACTCGATCAGCGCCGAAGCCCCGCTTCGATCAGCTCCGAGATCAGGTCGCCGTAGCTGAGACCGGACGCGACCCAGCACTTCGGGAACATGGAGATCGGCGTGAAGCCCGGCATCGTGTTCAGCTCGTTGACGACGAGCTCCCCGCTCGGTGTGAGGAACATGTCGACCCTCGCGAGACCACGACCGTCGACCGCCTCGAACGCGCGGATGCCCGCATCCTGGATCGCCGCGACCTCGTGCTGCTCGAGCTCCGCAGGGCACACGACGTCCACGCCGTCGCCACCGAGGTACTTGCCCTCGAAGTCGTAGAAGCCGCGCGAGGTGAGCACGATCTCGCCGGGCAGGGACGCCCGGACGCCGTCGACGCCCTCGAGCACCGCGACCTCGATCTCCCGGCCGGAGACGCCGACCTCGATCAGCACCTTGTCGTCTTCGGCGAAGGCGATCGCGAGAGCCGCATCGAGCTCCTCGGGCTTCTCGACCTTCGACACCCCGACACTCGACCCCGCACGGGCCGGCTTGACGAACAGGGGCAGGCCGAGCTCGGCCGCGGAGGCGCGGACCGCCTCGGCATCCTGGCTCCACTGGCGAGCACGCACGGTGATCCACGGCGCGACCGCGATGCCCGCCGCCTGCAGGGCGATCTTCATGAAGTGCTTGTCCATGCAGAGGGCGGAATCGAGCACCCCGCCGCCGGCGTAGGGGACCTCGAGCGTGTCGAAGTACCCCTGGATCGTGCCGTCCTCGCCATGGGGTCCGTGCAGGATCGGCAGCACGATGTCGATCTCGCCGAGGCCGTCCGTCGTCCCGTCTGGACGCACGACGCGCAGCGTCCGGTCTCCACCCGGCTCCGGCCACAGCACCCTGGTGCCGTTGTCGGCGACCTCGGGCAGGTGGGCGGCGTCGAGCGGGAACTTCGCGGGATCGTCGTCCTCGAGGACGAATGCCCCCTCGCGCGTGATCCCGACGGGGATCACCGCATAGCGGTCGCGATCAATCGCGCCCAGGACCCCGCCCGCCGTTGCGGAACTGATCGAATGCTCGCTGGAGCGCCCTCCGAAGAGCACCACCACCGTCTGCTTGTCCATGGTTGGTCCTCTCACCCTGCGGGGTGTCGTCGTCCGTCGTCAGGTGGGGTGCGATGTCGCGCGGGTTCATCTTGCCGTCGAGCACCATCTTCACCTGCTCGACGATGGGCATGTGCACCTCGGACTCGCGCGCGAGCTGCAGGACGGGGGCCACGGACGCGAGGCCCTCGGCGGTCTGCTGCATCTGCTTGACGACGTCCTGGAAGCTGTACCCCTGACCGAGCAGGCGCCCGGCGGTGTTGTTGCGGCTGAGCGGTGACTGGCAGGTCGCGATCAGGTCGCCGAGTCCTGCGAGCCCCTGGAGGGTCTCGGGGTGCGCGCCGTTGGCCACGGCGAAGTCCGTCATCTCCACGAGCCCTCTGGTGATGATCGATGCCTTGGTGTTCTCGCCGTACCCGACGCCGTCGACGATGCCGATCGCCACGGCGATGAGGTTCTTCAGCACTCCGCCGAACTCCGTGCCGATCACATCGGTGTTCACGAACGTGCGGAAGTAGCTGTTGCGCGCAGCACGCGCCACCTCTTCGGCGGTCTCCCGGCTGCGTGAGGAGATGACGGCTGCCGTCGGCTGCTCGCGGGCGATCTCGAGCGCGAGGTTGGGCCCTGAGGCGACGGCGATCCGGTCGGGATCGCAGCGCAGCTCCTGCTCGATCACCTGACTCATGCGGAGGCCGCTGGTGCGCTCGACGCCCTTCATCAGGCTGACGATCTTGGCCTCGTTGTCGGCGAGCAGCGGACGCAGAGCCTTGAGGTTCTCGCGGAGCGACTGGCTCGGCACGGACAGGTAGACCTGGTCGACGTCGCGCAGCGCGATCGCCAGCTCGTGCGTCGCCGCCATCGTGCGCGGCAGGTTGATGCCCGGCAGATAGCGGGAGTTGCGCTTGGCTTCATCGATCTCGTGCGCGAGCTCGGCGCGGCGGGCCCACATGGTGACCTGGGCGCCGCCGTCGGCGAGGATCTTGCCGAAGGTCGTGCCCCAGCTGCCGGCACCGATGACCGCGACGCGAGGGCCCGCGGGTTCGTTGCGCTTAGGAGTCAAGGCGACCCGTCTCCTTCTGTCCGTGTGCGGACGGATTCCAGCGCTCCGCCGGAGCCTTCTCGTCGCGCAGGTCCTCGAGCAGAGCGGTGATCGCTTTCATCAGTCGGTCGGTGGCCTCATTCAGCGCCGACGCCTCGCCCGCGCGACCGCGGAGATCCGACACATCGACGGGATCTCCGATGACGACGTCCACTGGCTTGCGCAGCGGCCACAGGCTCAGGCCCTTCTGGTAGCGACCCATGATCTCCTGCGTGCCCCAGTGCGCCATCGGGATCAGCGGGATGCCGTCTGCCAACGCGAGGCGGACCGCGCCGGACTTGCCGCGCATCGGCCACATGTCCGGATCCCTGGTCAGCGTCCCTTCCGGGTACACGATCACGCCGCGCCCGTGCTTCACCAGCTCCGCCGACTGCATGAGGGTCTGCTTGGCTGCGGATGCCGACGAGGAGCGCGCGACGGGGACCATGCCGGTGCTGCGGAGGATCCACCCGAGCACGGGCACCCTGAACAGGCTCTCCTTGGCCATGAAGCGCGGCGCCCGGCCGATGCGCCACACCGCGAGGGCGACCACGAGCGGGTCGAACTCGGAGTAGTGGTTCGGTGCGAGCACGAAGGCACCTTCACGCGGCAGCTTCTCGCTGCCCCTGATGCGGAGCTTCGCGAGCAGCGAGATCAGCGGAACGGCGATCGCCGCGACCGGCCAGAACGCGCTGGGCCGCGTGGTCTCCGTCGAACGGGAACCCATCGCGCTCACCCGAGGACGTCGAAGTCGGCACCCACGGCGTCGAGCTTGGCGAGGAACTTCTCGTAGCCCCTGCTGAGGATGTCGACACCCGACACCTTCGACTCGCCCTCGGCGGTCAGCGCCGCGATCACGTGGCTGTAGCCACCGCGCAGGTCGGGCACGACGATGTCGGCGGCGTGCAGCGGGGTGGGACCGGTGATGACGGCAGCCTGCTCGAGATCGCGGCGTGGGACGCGGCGCGGTCCGTCCTGCAGACCGCGCGGGTGCACGACGATGTCTGCGCCCATCTTCACGAGCGCCTCGGTGAACCCCAGGCGGTTCTCGTAGACGGTCTCGTGGACCACGGACCGGCCGTTGGCCTGCGTCAGCGCCACGACGAGCGGCTGCTGCCAGTCGGTCATGAATCCGGGGTGCACGTCGGTCTCGACGACGACGGGCTTGAGCTCGCCGTCGCGGCGGAAGAGGATGCCGTCCTCCTGGATGTCGAACCAGCCGCCGGCCTTGCGGAAGATGTTGAGGAACGTGAGCATCTCCTGCTGCTTCGCTCCGCCGACGAAGATCTCGCCGTCGGTGGCCAGCGCGGCGGACGCCCAGGATGCGGCCTCGTTGCGGTCGAAGATCGAACGGTGGTCGTAGCCGCGCAGCTTCTCGACACCCTCGATGAGGATGACGCGGTTCGGCTCGTAGCTGATGATGGCGCCCATCTTCTGCAGCACCGCGATCAGATCCATGATCTCGGGCTCGATGGCCGCGTTGCGCAGCTCGGTGGTGCCCTCTGCGCGCACGGCCGTCAGCAGCACCTGCTCGGTCGCGCCCACGCTCGGGTACGGCAGGTGGATGTTGGCGCCGTGCAGACGAGCGCCGCCGGTGGAGAGGCGGATGCCGCTCGGCAGCTTCTCGACGATCGCCCCGAACTTGCGCAGCGCGTCGAGGTGGAAGTCGATGGGACGGTCGCCGATGCGGCAGCCGCCGAGGTCGGGAATGAAGGCCTGTCCCAGGCGATGCAGCAGCGGACCGCAGAACAGGATCGGGATGCGGGAGGCACCGGCGTGGGCGTCGATCTCCTCGAAGTGAGCGGACTCGACGTCGCTCGGGTCGAAGACGAGAGCGCCGGGCTCGTCGCCGTCCGACACGCGCACGCCGTGCACCTCGAGCAGCGACCGCACGACCGCGACATCACTGATGGCCGGCACGTCACGCAGGACGCTGACCGTCTCGCCGAGCAGCGAGGCCACCATCGCCTTGGTCGCGAGGTTCTTCGCGCCCTTGACGTCGACGCGCCCGCGCAGCGGGCGTCCGCCTCGAATGGCGAGGACGTCTCCGGTGAGAGGGGGAACTCCGTCCGGGAGAGCGTCGCGCACAGGTGTCGTCATTCGGAGCCTCACTTCATTCAACGGATCTCGGGGCGGGGTCGCCCTCGGCTCCCCCACCCCGTCGTTCACTGAACAGGAAGGGTACGGGGCCGCCACGACTCGCGACGGGCCTCGAACTGCGCGATCTTGTCTTCGTTGCGCAGCGTGAGCCCGATGTCATCGAGCCCTTCGAGGAGCCGCCATCTAGTGTAATCGTCGATCCCGATGTCGGCCTGGACGTCGCCGATCGAGGCGGTTCGCGCCTCGAGGTCGACCGTGATCGAAACCCCGGGATTCCGGTCGATCTCGGCCCAGATGCGCTCCAGATCCTCGTCCGACACCGTCGCGGCGAGCAGGCCCTGCTTGCCCGAGTTGCCCCGGAAGATGTCTGCGAAGCGGGGGCTGAGGACGACCGAGAAGCCGAAGTCGCGAAGTGCCCAGACCGCGTGCTCGCGGCTCGATCCGGTGCCGAAGTCCGGGCCGGCGACGAGGACGGACGCGCCCTGGAACGCCGGCTGGTTCAGCACGAAGTCGGGATCCTGCCGCCAGCCGTGGAACAGCGCATCCTCGAAACCGGTCTTCGTGACCCGCTTGAGGAACACGGCGGGGATGATCTGATCGGTGTCGACGTTCGAGCGCTTGAGGGGAGCTGCGATGCCGGTGTGGGTGCGGAACTTCTCCATCAGACGGCTCCGTTCGTCGCGGCGGCGGGGACGGTCGCAGAGACCGCCTCGACCAGGTCGCCGGGGCTGGACAGGGTGCCGCGGATCGCTGTCGCTGCGGCGACGAGCGGCGACACGAGGTGCGTGCGGCCGCCCTTGCCCTGTCGGCCTTCGAAGTTGCGGTTCGAGGTCGAGGCGCACCGCTCACCGGGGGCGAGCTGGTCGGGGTTCATACCCAGGCACATGGAGCATCCGGCGAAGCGCCATTCGGCGCCGAAGTCCTTGATGACCTGGTCCAGGCCCTCCGCCTCCGCCTCGAGCCTCACTCTGGCGGAGCCGGGCACCACCATGACGCGGACGCCGTCCGCCTTCTTCTTGCCCTTGATGATCGAGGCGAAGGCACGCAGGTCCTCGATGCGGCTGTTGGTGCAGGAGCCCATGAACACCGCGTCGACCGGAACCTCCTTCAAGGGGGTGCCGGGAGTGAGGTCCATGTACTCCAGCGCGCGCTCGGCCGCGATGCGCTCACTGGCGTCGGCGATGTCAGCCGGGTCGGGCACCGAGGCGGACAGCGAGCTGCCCTGGCCGGGGTTCGTCCCCCACGTCACGAAAGGCTCGAGTTCGTCGGCGTCGATGAAGACCTCCGCGTCGAACACGGCGCCCTCGTCGGTGGGGAGAGTGCGCCAGTAGGCGACCGCGTCGTCCCAGTCCTGCCCCTTCGGCGCGTGCGGGCGGCCCTTGAGGTACTCGAAGGTGGTCTCGTCCGGGGCGACCATGCCCGCGCGCGCACCGGCCTCGATCGACATGTTGCAGATCGTCATCCGGCCCTCCATCGACAGGGCGCGGATCGCGCTGCCGCGGAACTCCAGGACGTATCCCTGGCCGCCTCCGGTGGTGATCTTCGCGATCACCGCCAGGATGATGTCCTTCGCGGTGACCCCGGGGCGCAGCGTGCCCTCGACGGTGATCGCCATCGTCTTGAAGGGCTTCAGGGGCAGCGTCTGGGTGGCCATGACGTGCTCGACCTCGCTGGTGCCGATGCCGAATGCCATCGCCCCGAACGCGCCGTGAGTGGAAGTGTGCGAATCGCCGCAGACCACGGTGATGCCCGGCATCGTCAGACCGAGCTGCGGGCCCACCACGTGCACGATGCCCTGCTCGGCATCGCCGAGCGAATGCAGGCGCACCCCGAACTCCTCGGCGTTGCGCCGGAGGGTCTCGATCTGCGTCCGGCTGGTCAGGTCGGCGATCGGCTTGTCGATGTCCCAGGTCGGGGTGTTGTGATCTTCCGTCGCGATGGTCAGGTCGAGCCGGCGCAGCGGACGGCCCTCGGAACGCAGGCCGTCGAAGGCCTGCGGGCTGGTGACCTCATGCACGAGGTGCAGATCGATGTAGATCAGGTCCGGCTCGCCGTTCTCGCCCTTCACGACGAGATGGTCGTCCCAGACCTTCTCGGCGAGGGTGCGGGGCCGTGCGGGAACAGAGTCTGCTGTGAGGGTGTTCATTGCGTATCTCCTGAAGCTGGCGGTTCGGCCCACCGTGGACTCCGCGACGAGGAGGGGCTCAGAACGAGGTCTCGTCGCGGCCGCTAAGAAGGAGCACGATCCGCATGACGTCAGATTACCACCGCTTCAGCGGGCCGAGTCGCCGCGTGACACGCTGAGGTCGTCCGCATCCTCGAGAGGTTCCCGAATGACCGTCGACTCCCCCGGTTTCGCCACCACAGCGGTGCACGCCGCCCGGAATCAGGGCTCCGCGTCGTCGCGAGCGACCCCGATCTACCTCACGGCCGGCTTCGAGTTCGACGACTTCGACCACGCGGCCGAGCACTTCGGCACCGGAGCGGGGTTCGGCTACACCCGCACTGGCAACCCCACGGTGCGCGCGGTGGAGCGACAGCTCGCCGCACTCGAATCCGCTGCGGATGCCGTCCTCGTCGCGAGCGGTCAGGCCGCAGTCGTCACGGCGTTGCTGACCGTGGCGGGAGCGGGAGATCACATCGTCTCCTCCGCCCACATCTACGAGGGACACGCGGCCTCCTCCTCGACAACCTCGCGCGCCTCGGCATCGAGACGACGTTCATCGACGACATCGCCGACCCGGATGCCTGGCGGCAGGCGATCCGCCCTGACACCAGGGCGCTGTTCGGCGAGTCGATCGCCAACGCCCGCAACGACATCCTCGACATCGCCGCGGTGAGCGCGGTCGCCGACGAGTTCGCGCTTCCGCTCATCGTCGACAACACATTGGCGACGCCCTTCCTGCTGCGCCCGCTCGAGCATGGCGCCGCGATGGTCGTGCACTCCGCCTCGAAGTTCCTGGCGGGGCACGGCTCGGTGCTCGGCGGTGTGATCGCCGACGACGGACGATTCGACGCGGCCAGGGCAGGTCACAATGCGCCTCACCTCGTGCTCCCCGGCCGCGGCGGCGTGGCGAGCGTGGCGGCGAGACACGGCGGAGCAGCACGCATCGCCTACGCCCGGGAGTCCGTCGCGCCGCGCTTCGGCGCCTCCCCCTCGCCGCTCAATGCCTTCCTCATCGGCCAGGGCGCCGAGACGCTCGGCCTGCGCGTCGAGCGCCAGTCGCGCAATGCGCTCGAGGTCGCTCGGTGGCTCTCTGCGCAGGACGCGGTGGAGAGCGTCGACTACGTGGGCCTCGAGAGCCATCCCGACCATCGCCTCGCGGCGACCTACCTCCACGGCGGGTACGGCTCGATCTTCACCTTCACCCTCCGCGGGGGTCTCGACGCCGCCCGTGACTTCGTCGAGGGGGTCGAGGTCTTCACACACATGACGCACATCGGGGACGTCCGCTCGCTGGTGCTGCATCCGGGGACCACCAGCCACTCGCATCGCTCGCCGGAAGAGCGCGCTGTGCTCGGAATCAGCCCCGGCACACTGCGCCTGTCGATCGGGATCGAAGACGTCGCCGACCTCATCGGCGATCTCAGCCGTGTGCTGGAACGCGCACGGGAGGCCGTCGCATGAGCAGGCCGCAGCACTTCGGCTGGTTCCTCGCCCGAGGCTTCGGCCCGCAGGGCTGGGGCTATCCCTCACTGGACTGGGACTACGACTGGACCCGGCCCGAGATCTATCAGGAGGCCGCCCGCACTCTGGAGCAGGCCGGCTTCGACCTCGTCATCATCGAGGACGCCCCCTCCCTCGGATCCGCCGACACGATCGACCTGCGCGTGCGGCACGCCTTCGGGGGCCCGAAGCACGACCCGCTGCTGCTCGCGCCCTATCTCTTCCAGGCGACCCGTCACCTCGGGGTGGTGCCGACGGTCAACCCTGCGGCCTACCTCCCCTATACAGCGGCGCGACAGTTCTCCACGCTGCAGCATCTGAGCGGCCACCGGCTCGGGCTCAATGTGGTGACCGACACCGGAAGCGCGAGGCACTTCTCCGACTCTGCGCAGCTCGGGCACGACGCCGCCTACGACCGCGCAGAAGAGTGGCTCACCGGCATCCGCTCGCTCTGGCGCAGCTGGGAGGAGGGCACGCTCGTCCGCGACCCCGACACGGGCGTCTTCGCCGACGGGTCCAAGCTGCAACCCGTGCGGCACCGCGGCGCCCACTTCGCGTTCGACGGCCCCCTGAACGCCATCCCCTTCACAGACGGCGAACCTGCGATCGTCTCCCCTGGTGGCTCAGGACGCGGACTCGGCTTCGCGGGTGCGCACTCCGACGTCCAGCTCGCGCTCGCCCCTCTGGATGAGGCATCGGTACGTGCGTACCGAGCGAAGATCCAAGACGCCGCGATCGCCGCCGGTCGCTCCCCTGCCGATATCAAGATCCTCTTCGCCATCCAGCCCGTGATCACCTCATCGGCAGAGGAAGCGGATCGGATCGTCGCCGCATCCGCGCATCCCGACGACGCCGCCCTCGTGCAGATCGCCCGGAAGCAGTCCAGCGATCTGGAGACCGATCTGACCTCGCTCGATCTCGATCGGCCGCTCGACATCACGATCTTCGGCGATCATGTGTCGCGCGGCAGCATCCAGCGTCTGATCGGTGATCGCGGCGAGGACGTCCCTCTGCGCGCGCACCTCACAGCCCTCGCCCGAACCGGTCGCATCACCGACCGCTCCGGGTTCGTCGGCACGGCGGAGGAGTTGGCCGACCTGATCGAGGAGCTCGGGGACTGGGGCAACGACGGCGTGCTGCTGTGGGGCGACTTCCACCCCGTGACCCTGCACCGGACTCTCGACGAGCTCGTTCCCGTCCTGCGACGCCGCGGGATACTCCGCCGTGAGTACGACGAGGGCGGCCTGCAGGCCAATCTCCGCGCGTTCTGAACGAGGCGAGAATCGCGGGCTACCAGCCCATCGAACCGGGGACGCCCTTGAACGGCCCGGCGACCGACGACGTGACCCAGCCGCCGTAGAACCCGCCGGGCTGCGGAACGACGACCTCATCGCCGACAGTGCACTCGTCCATCGGCCCTGCGTACACCGCCACTCGGTCGGCCAGCATCTCGAATCCCAGTGACGGCTGGGGGTAGTTCCATGCCGCTCCGGCGGCGACGATCCCCCCGCCTCGTACGTCGAGGTACCGTGCGGCGCCCTTGAACTCGCAGAACGACGAACCTGGCGCATCCGAGAGCGCTCCGTCGACGAAGTCCGCGATCGGAAGGTAGTACACCGGAGGATGACTCGTCTCGAGCACCCGCACCGCGTCCGTGGTGTCAGCGACGATCTCTCCGCCGAGACGGATGGTGAGGCGTTCGGGCACCCGCTCGACCCTCGGCGGCCGTGGGTAGTCCCAGACGGATTCCTGGCCGGCAGCGGGAACTTCGGGGGCAGGTCTGCGCATCTGTTCACTGTACGTCGCGCGGTGTTGACTGGGGTCATGACCGCAACTCCGATGTTCCCGCTCGGTTCGGTGCTGTTCCCGTACACTCCACTGCTGCTGCGCGTCTTCGAGCCCCGCTACCTCACGATGATCGGGCGTCTCCTCGACGAGGACGACCCGGAGTTCGGCGTCGTGCTCATCGAGCGCGGTCACGAGGTCGGAGGCGGCGACCGGCGCAGTGGAGTCGGGGCGATGGCGCGTCTCGTGAGCGTGTCTCCCGACGCCGAGGTGCTGCACATCGTCGCGGTCGGCACGTCGCGCTTCACCATCGACGAGTGGGTCGACGATGCGCCCTATCCCCGCGCCGAGGCCACCCCGCTCCCCGATCTGACCTGGAACGAGGCGCTCAGCCCGCTGCGTACCGAGGCGGAGGCGATCGTCCGGCGCGTCCTCGCGCGTGCGGACTCCCCGTGGGACGCCGACACTGAGCTGTCCGACGATCCGCTCGCCGCTGCGTGGCAGCTCGCCGCGATCGCACCGCTCGGCGAGTACGACCGCTACACGCTCCTGCGGTCGACCAGCGTCGGCGCCCTGCTCGGCCAGGTCATCGACCTCACTCTCGAGGCCGAGTCCCTGTGGTCGGCAGGCTGATGTCAGTCGACTGAGAGCGCGCCGGCCTTCACTCGACCGTCGGACCGACCCGCTGTGCGCGCTTCTCCCGCGACGACGCGATCAGGCTCGCGATCGTCGCGACGCCCATCGACACGACGATGACGCCGAGCGACACCATGTTGTCGATGTCCGGCACCCACTCGACGTGCTGGCCGCCGTTGATGAACGGCAGCTCGTTCTCGTGCAGGGCGTGCAGGATCAGCTTCACACCGATGAAGCCGAGGATCACCGCGATGCCGTAGTGGAGGTAGCGGAGGCGATCGAGCAGGTCGCCGAGCAGGAAGTACAGCTGGCGGAGACCCATCAGCGCGAAGATGTTCGCGGCGAACACGAGGAATCCGTTGGTGGTGATCTCGAAGATCGCGGGGATCGAGTCGATCGCGAAGATCAGGTCGGTGACGCCGATCGTGATGAACACGATCACCATGGGCGTCCACATGCGCTTGCCGTCGACGGTCGTGCGGAGCTTCGACCCGTCGTACTCCTCGCTGATGTCGATGCGACGACGGAGAAGTCGCACCACGAAGTTCTCGCGCTGCACCTCTCCCTCGTGATCGCCGTCCGGCATCGCCTGGCGGATCGCCGTCCAGATGAGGAAGGCTCCGAAGATGTAGAAGATCGGGGAGAAGTGCTCGACGATCGTGACGCCGACGAGGATGAAGGCGCCGCGGAGGATCAGGGCGATGATGATGCCGACCATGAGCACCTGCTGCTGCAGCCGCCGGGGCACAGCGAACTGAGCCATGATCAGCACGAAGACGAACAGGTTGTCGATCGAGAGGCTGTACTCGAGCGCCCATCCTGTGATGAAGTCGCCCGCGTTGCGCCAGCCGGCCACGTTCCCCAGGAGGACCGCGAAGAGCAGGGCGAGCCCCACGTAGAACACGACCCAGAGCGTGGACTCCTTCGTGGACGGGATGTGCGGGCGGAGGCGGATGAGCAGCAGGTCGCCGATCAGGATGATCGTGAGGACGACCATCGAGGTGATCTCGAACCAGACAGGGATTTCCAAGGGTGCACTGCACCTTTCGGGAGGGGTCGGAAGAACGCCGAAAGTCTCTCCCACGCACTGAGTGCGCCGCACGACCGGAGCAGCGATGTCGATGCTCGTGATGACGGTGGATGCGCTTGCGGGATACTCCCTCTCGCGACACCGATTCTAGCGGAGCCGAGCCGCCGCGGTCGTCATCCGGCGAACGCCGACGACGGCGCAGGCTCAGACGACGCACTGATCTGAGACGATGGGGCATCCCTCGACACTTCCCAGGTGAGAGACACCGAACGGAATCAGGATGGCCGTGCAGACGAGTGATCAGAGATGGGCGGCTCAGGCCGCGGCCGGTGACCAGAGCGCCTTCAGGGAGCTCTACCGGGCGCACGTGCGCCCGGTCTACTGGATCGCCCACGGCATCCTCGGCTCGGCCGCGGATGCTGAGGACGTGACCCAGGAGACGTTCGTCACCGCGTGGCGGAAGCTGACCGGGTTCGAACTGCAGGGCGAGTCGATCCTGCCCTGGCTCGCGACGATCTGCCGTTTCCAGGCCGCGAATCGCCTGCGTCAGCGTCGGCGGGATCTGGCACACACGACGGATGCCGCAGAGGAGACCCTCGCCTCGACGATCAGCGTCGAGGAGCAGGTCATCACCGAGGCCCTGGCAGCGCGGATCGCTGAGGAGGTGGGCAC
This genomic interval from Microbacterium hydrocarbonoxydans contains the following:
- the leuC gene encoding 3-isopropylmalate dehydratase large subunit, with the translated sequence MNTLTADSVPARPRTLAEKVWDDHLVVKGENGEPDLIYIDLHLVHEVTSPQAFDGLRSEGRPLRRLDLTIATEDHNTPTWDIDKPIADLTSRTQIETLRRNAEEFGVRLHSLGDAEQGIVHVVGPQLGLTMPGITVVCGDSHTSTHGAFGAMAFGIGTSEVEHVMATQTLPLKPFKTMAITVEGTLRPGVTAKDIILAVIAKITTGGGQGYVLEFRGSAIRALSMEGRMTICNMSIEAGARAGMVAPDETTFEYLKGRPHAPKGQDWDDAVAYWRTLPTDEGAVFDAEVFIDADELEPFVTWGTNPGQGSSLSASVPDPADIADASERIAAERALEYMDLTPGTPLKEVPVDAVFMGSCTNSRIEDLRAFASIIKGKKKADGVRVMVVPGSARVRLEAEAEGLDQVIKDFGAEWRFAGCSMCLGMNPDQLAPGERCASTSNRNFEGRQGKGGRTHLVSPLVAAATAIRGTLSSPGDLVEAVSATVPAAATNGAV
- a CDS encoding LLM class flavin-dependent oxidoreductase, coding for MSRPQHFGWFLARGFGPQGWGYPSLDWDYDWTRPEIYQEAARTLEQAGFDLVIIEDAPSLGSADTIDLRVRHAFGGPKHDPLLLAPYLFQATRHLGVVPTVNPAAYLPYTAARQFSTLQHLSGHRLGLNVVTDTGSARHFSDSAQLGHDAAYDRAEEWLTGIRSLWRSWEEGTLVRDPDTGVFADGSKLQPVRHRGAHFAFDGPLNAIPFTDGEPAIVSPGGSGRGLGFAGAHSDVQLALAPLDEASVRAYRAKIQDAAIAAGRSPADIKILFAIQPVITSSAEEADRIVAASAHPDDAALVQIARKQSSDLETDLTSLDLDRPLDITIFGDHVSRGSIQRLIGDRGEDVPLRAHLTALARTGRITDRSGFVGTAEELADLIEELGDWGNDGVLLWGDFHPVTLHRTLDELVPVLRRRGILRREYDEGGLQANLRAF
- a CDS encoding DUF427 domain-containing protein, which translates into the protein MRRPAPEVPAAGQESVWDYPRPPRVERVPERLTIRLGGEIVADTTDAVRVLETSHPPVYYLPIADFVDGALSDAPGSSFCEFKGAARYLDVRGGGIVAAGAAWNYPQPSLGFEMLADRVAVYAGPMDECTVGDEVVVPQPGGFYGGWVTSSVAGPFKGVPGSMGW
- a CDS encoding LON peptidase substrate-binding domain-containing protein; the encoded protein is MTATPMFPLGSVLFPYTPLLLRVFEPRYLTMIGRLLDEDDPEFGVVLIERGHEVGGGDRRSGVGAMARLVSVSPDAEVLHIVAVGTSRFTIDEWVDDAPYPRAEATPLPDLTWNEALSPLRTEAEAIVRRVLARADSPWDADTELSDDPLAAAWQLAAIAPLGEYDRYTLLRSTSVGALLGQVIDLTLEAESLWSAG
- a CDS encoding TerC/Alx family metal homeostasis membrane protein, with the protein product MEIPVWFEITSMVVLTIILIGDLLLIRLRPHIPSTKESTLWVVFYVGLALLFAVLLGNVAGWRNAGDFITGWALEYSLSIDNLFVFVLIMAQFAVPRRLQQQVLMVGIIIALILRGAFILVGVTIVEHFSPIFYIFGAFLIWTAIRQAMPDGDHEGEVQRENFVVRLLRRRIDISEEYDGSKLRTTVDGKRMWTPMVIVFITIGVTDLIFAIDSIPAIFEITTNGFLVFAANIFALMGLRQLYFLLGDLLDRLRYLHYGIAVILGFIGVKLILHALHENELPFINGGQHVEWVPDIDNMVSLGVIVVSMGVATIASLIASSREKRAQRVGPTVE
- a CDS encoding RNA polymerase sigma factor; the encoded protein is MAVQTSDQRWAAQAAAGDQSAFRELYRAHVRPVYWIAHGILGSAADAEDVTQETFVTAWRKLTGFELQGESILPWLATICRFQAANRLRQRRRDLAHTTDAAEETLASTISVEEQVITEALAARIAEEVGTLSELDQEIFRLCAAEGYAYQAAADELGVSHAIVRNRLSRVRTRLRGAVKEASET